The following proteins come from a genomic window of Limnohabitans sp. 103DPR2:
- a CDS encoding serine/threonine protein kinase: protein MTNEVPQGPSEWDALHPYASLTPDAVLDALADIALMGDGRLTALSSYENRVYQIQLETERTPTQTDGTPVPTSVVAKFYRPSRWTDAQIQEEHDFAAELVAAEVPVVPPLNLQGHTLHHKAFAENSAKLALQGQAFQGFSFSVSERRGGRPPELDDDEVLEWIGRFLARIHTVGAAQPFHNRPALSIDTFMQEPKDWLFKHKAIPMEVERAWQDAWQQAMDVMHAAGLGSAHGSDWPHFQMLRLHGDCHPGNILWTPADLPGGGPHFVDLDDARMGPAVQDLWMLLSGDRKQRSGQLSMLLEGYEQVRDFDRRELALIEPLRTLRLVHYSAWLARRWDDPIFPINFPWFGTPDYWRGQVQMLEEQIEQMQEPLLVV from the coding sequence ATGACAAATGAAGTCCCCCAAGGGCCATCCGAGTGGGACGCTTTGCATCCATATGCTTCACTCACGCCTGATGCCGTTCTCGATGCATTGGCCGACATCGCCTTGATGGGCGATGGTCGCCTGACGGCGCTCAGCTCCTACGAAAACCGCGTCTATCAAATTCAATTGGAGACCGAGCGCACACCCACGCAAACCGATGGTACGCCTGTGCCCACCAGTGTGGTCGCTAAGTTTTACCGGCCCAGTCGTTGGACAGATGCGCAGATTCAAGAAGAACATGACTTTGCGGCGGAGTTGGTCGCTGCAGAAGTGCCCGTGGTGCCGCCGCTCAATTTGCAAGGCCACACCTTGCATCACAAAGCGTTTGCAGAAAATTCTGCGAAGCTTGCTTTGCAGGGCCAGGCGTTTCAAGGTTTTTCTTTTTCCGTCAGTGAACGACGCGGCGGTCGTCCGCCTGAGTTGGACGATGACGAAGTGCTCGAGTGGATTGGCCGTTTTCTAGCGCGCATTCATACCGTGGGGGCTGCCCAGCCCTTTCACAATCGTCCCGCCCTCAGCATCGACACCTTCATGCAAGAGCCCAAGGATTGGTTGTTCAAGCACAAAGCGATTCCCATGGAAGTCGAGCGCGCATGGCAAGATGCGTGGCAACAGGCCATGGACGTGATGCATGCCGCTGGCTTAGGGTCTGCGCATGGCAGCGATTGGCCGCATTTTCAAATGTTGCGTTTGCATGGCGATTGCCATCCAGGCAATATTTTGTGGACACCTGCAGACCTGCCAGGCGGTGGCCCGCACTTTGTGGACTTAGACGATGCGCGCATGGGACCTGCTGTGCAAGACTTGTGGATGCTCTTGTCGGGAGATCGCAAGCAGCGCTCAGGTCAACTGAGCATGTTGCTGGAGGGGTATGAGCAAGTACGTGATTTTGATCGACGTGAACTGGCCTTGATTGAGCCGCTGCGAACACTGCGCTTGGTGCACTACAGCGCGTGGCTAGCCCGCCGATGGGACGACCCCATTTTCCCGATCAACTTTCCGTGGTTTGGCACGCCTGATTATTGGCGCGGCCAAGTTCAAATGTTGGAAGAGCAGATCGAGCAAATGCAAGAACCGCTGTTGGTGGTTTGA
- a CDS encoding AMP-dependent synthetase/ligase gives MQTTFPQLLLAHAAQRPTAPAMREKEYGIWQTISWQDMATMVTHMACGLHQAGLKRGEHMIVVGSNRPRLYATMLAAQSLGAIPVPLYQDAVAAECVFPMTNAEVRLCVVEDQEQVDKMLEVRETYTALEHIYYDDPRGLRKYDEPGLGSVDELLAAGAVFAKQHPNFYKEQVEMGAKEDVAAMFFTSGTTGNPKGVVHTHGTLIDRAQAGAEFDHLTSNEDVLAYLPPAWIGQNIFSYAQWLVAGYVVNCPESAATVTIDLKEIGPTYYFAPPRVFEGMLTSVSIRMEDASSLKRNMYKYFMSLAKKVGPKRMDGESIGLFNSLMYGLGNLLVYGPLRNNLGFSRVRVAYTAGEAIGPDLFTFYRSIGVNLKQLYGSTETAVFVCLQPDNQARADTVGVPCRGVEIKVADNGEILVKSPGLLKGYYKNPEATAEVLTADGWYHTSDAGFLDSHGHLKIIDRVKDVGRIKGGSNDGAMFAPKYVENKLKFFPHIKEVVAYGDQREKVCVMINIDFDAVGNWAERRNLPYAGYTDLAQKPEVYELIKECVEQVNADLAEDELLAGSQVSRYLVLHKELDADDGELTRTNKVRRGFIAEKYQPLVDALYGGLTTQFIETVVKFEDGRTGSVSATLKISDAKTFAPVKAAA, from the coding sequence ATGCAGACGACCTTTCCTCAATTGCTTCTGGCACATGCCGCCCAGCGCCCCACTGCGCCGGCCATGCGTGAAAAAGAATATGGCATTTGGCAAACCATCAGCTGGCAAGACATGGCCACCATGGTGACCCACATGGCCTGTGGCCTGCACCAAGCTGGCCTGAAGCGCGGTGAGCACATGATCGTGGTGGGCTCTAACCGTCCCCGTTTGTACGCCACCATGTTGGCTGCGCAGTCTTTGGGCGCCATCCCAGTGCCTTTGTACCAAGATGCGGTGGCTGCTGAGTGTGTGTTCCCCATGACCAACGCCGAAGTGCGCTTGTGCGTGGTGGAAGACCAAGAGCAAGTCGACAAAATGCTGGAAGTGCGCGAAACCTACACCGCGCTCGAACACATTTATTACGATGACCCCAGAGGATTGCGCAAGTACGACGAGCCTGGCCTTGGTTCTGTGGATGAGTTATTGGCTGCAGGTGCCGTGTTTGCAAAACAGCACCCCAACTTCTACAAAGAGCAAGTGGAGATGGGCGCTAAAGAAGACGTGGCCGCCATGTTCTTCACATCGGGCACCACTGGTAATCCCAAAGGTGTGGTGCACACGCATGGTACTTTAATTGACCGCGCACAAGCCGGCGCCGAGTTCGATCACCTCACCTCCAACGAAGACGTGCTGGCCTATTTGCCACCCGCTTGGATTGGTCAAAACATTTTCAGTTATGCACAGTGGTTGGTGGCCGGTTATGTGGTCAATTGCCCCGAGTCGGCCGCCACGGTCACCATCGACTTGAAAGAAATTGGCCCAACCTATTACTTCGCACCACCCCGCGTGTTTGAAGGCATGCTCACCAGCGTGAGCATTCGCATGGAAGATGCCAGCAGTCTCAAGCGCAACATGTACAAGTACTTCATGAGCTTGGCCAAAAAAGTCGGACCCAAGCGCATGGATGGCGAGTCGATTGGTTTGTTCAACAGCCTCATGTATGGCCTTGGCAACTTGTTGGTCTACGGTCCCTTGCGCAACAACCTCGGCTTTAGCCGTGTGCGAGTGGCCTACACCGCCGGTGAAGCCATCGGCCCCGATTTGTTCACCTTTTATCGCTCCATTGGCGTGAACTTGAAACAGTTGTACGGCTCCACCGAAACCGCGGTGTTTGTCTGCTTGCAGCCCGACAACCAAGCGCGCGCCGACACGGTGGGCGTGCCTTGCCGTGGTGTTGAAATCAAGGTGGCCGACAACGGCGAGATCTTGGTGAAGTCGCCAGGCTTGCTCAAGGGCTATTACAAAAACCCAGAAGCCACAGCCGAAGTGTTGACGGCCGATGGTTGGTATCACACCAGCGATGCCGGCTTCCTCGACAGCCATGGCCACCTCAAAATCATCGACCGTGTGAAAGACGTGGGTCGCATCAAAGGCGGCAGCAATGACGGCGCCATGTTCGCACCCAAGTACGTCGAGAACAAGCTCAAGTTCTTCCCGCACATCAAAGAAGTTGTGGCCTATGGCGACCAACGTGAAAAAGTGTGCGTCATGATCAACATCGACTTTGATGCGGTGGGCAACTGGGCCGAGCGTCGCAACTTGCCTTATGCCGGTTACACCGACTTAGCTCAAAAGCCAGAAGTTTATGAGTTGATCAAAGAGTGTGTAGAGCAAGTCAATGCCGACTTGGCCGAAGACGAATTGCTCGCTGGTAGCCAGGTCAGTCGCTATTTGGTCTTGCACAAAGAACTGGATGCCGATGATGGTGAACTCACCCGCACCAACAAAGTTCGCCGTGGCTTCATTGCAGAAAAATACCAGCCCTTGGTCGATGCCTTGTATGGCGGTTTGACCACGCAGTTCATTGAAACGGTTGTGAAGTTTGAGGACGGTCGCACTGGCAGTGTCAGCGCCACCCTCAAAATTTCTGACGCTAAAACATTTGCCCCCGTGAAGGCAGCAGCATGA
- a CDS encoding Crp/Fnr family transcriptional regulator yields MTSDLHQRRRPPTDEELGNIPWLPLLLPKERERAINALRVGDAEKGDFVCRVGRPVTYWFGTVSGLLKMSSDNEDGQTMTFTGVPPGGWFGEGTALKREVYRYNIQALRASVVAGLPLETFHWLIDNSLGFNRFVMNQLNERLGQFIAAREFDRLNNPDLRVARNLAALFNPVLFSGVGDLLRITQQELAYLVGLSRQRVNEALIHLQEEELIRVEYGGLRILDLQGLRTRMIDRRNRDNQLTEKIL; encoded by the coding sequence ATGACATCTGACCTGCATCAAAGAAGACGTCCCCCAACCGATGAGGAGTTGGGCAACATTCCATGGCTGCCTTTGCTCTTGCCCAAAGAACGTGAGCGCGCCATCAACGCCTTGCGTGTGGGCGACGCCGAAAAAGGTGATTTTGTGTGCCGCGTGGGTCGCCCTGTCACTTACTGGTTTGGCACGGTGTCTGGCCTGCTCAAGATGAGCAGCGACAACGAGGATGGCCAAACCATGACCTTCACGGGTGTGCCACCAGGCGGCTGGTTTGGCGAGGGTACCGCCTTGAAGCGCGAGGTTTACCGATACAACATTCAAGCCTTGCGGGCCAGTGTGGTGGCGGGTTTGCCCCTGGAGACCTTCCACTGGCTGATCGACAATTCGCTGGGCTTTAACCGCTTTGTGATGAACCAACTGAATGAGCGTTTAGGTCAATTCATTGCTGCGCGGGAATTTGACCGTTTGAACAACCCCGACTTGCGGGTGGCACGTAACTTGGCCGCCTTGTTCAATCCTGTGTTGTTTTCTGGGGTGGGCGATTTGCTGCGCATCACCCAACAAGAACTGGCTTATCTGGTCGGCTTGTCCAGACAGCGCGTGAACGAGGCCTTGATCCACCTGCAAGAAGAAGAACTGATCCGCGTGGAATATGGGGGCTTGAGAATTTTGGATTTGCAGGGCTTGCGCACGCGCATGATTGACCGCAGAAACAGAGACAATCAGCTCACAGAAAAGATTCTATGA
- a CDS encoding pseudouridine synthase, whose product MNQPPAKPTFTRAPRPANAVSTAHPSATGATTVRLNKRMAELGMCSRREADAWIEQGWVLVNGNVAEMGMQVGSADRITIERAAQAHQEQQVTVLLHKPMGYVSGQAEDGHEPAMVLFQARNQWSGDTTNIRFSPAQFKGLAPAGRLDIDSVGLLVMTQDGRVARQLIGEDSDMEKEYLVRVTCAGPQGDITVNVQAHFPAAQMQKLRHGLSLDGKPLKPAQVEWQNPEQLRFVLKEGKKRQIRRMCEQVGLKVVGLKRIRMGRVHLGALPVGQWRYLGPKESF is encoded by the coding sequence ATGAACCAGCCACCCGCCAAACCCACTTTTACCCGCGCGCCTCGTCCGGCGAACGCGGTGTCAACCGCGCACCCCAGCGCGACTGGCGCCACCACGGTGCGCCTGAACAAACGCATGGCAGAGCTAGGAATGTGCTCTCGCCGCGAAGCCGATGCATGGATTGAGCAAGGCTGGGTCTTGGTGAACGGCAATGTGGCAGAAATGGGCATGCAAGTGGGCTCTGCCGATCGCATCACGATCGAACGCGCTGCACAAGCGCATCAAGAACAACAAGTGACCGTGCTGCTGCACAAACCCATGGGCTATGTGAGCGGTCAAGCGGAAGACGGACACGAGCCCGCCATGGTGCTGTTTCAAGCGCGCAATCAATGGTCGGGCGACACCACGAACATTCGGTTCAGTCCTGCACAGTTCAAAGGCTTGGCGCCTGCAGGTCGATTGGACATTGACTCTGTGGGCTTGCTGGTCATGACGCAAGATGGCCGCGTGGCGCGTCAACTGATTGGCGAAGACTCAGACATGGAGAAAGAGTATTTGGTGCGCGTCACCTGTGCCGGTCCGCAGGGCGATATCACAGTGAACGTGCAGGCCCACTTCCCTGCCGCACAAATGCAAAAACTGCGACACGGCTTGAGCTTAGATGGCAAGCCCTTGAAACCCGCGCAAGTGGAATGGCAAAACCCTGAGCAACTTCGTTTTGTGTTGAAAGAAGGCAAGAAGCGGCAAATTCGTCGCATGTGCGAGCAAGTGGGCCTGAAAGTGGTGGGCCTCAAACGTATTCGCATGGGCCGTGTGCATTTGGGTGCCTTGCCTGTGGGGCAATGGCGTTATCTGGGCCCCAAAGAAAGTTTTTAA
- a CDS encoding branched-chain amino acid ABC transporter permease yields MFYRENGQFKTSYKADQQIFPIAQDRWGVLLIVAFAFFAVPLLADEYMMRAILIPFLILSLAALGVNILVGYCGQISLGSGAFMAVGAYAAFNCWVRLEGIPLVAALLVGGFFATLVGIFFGIPSLRVKGLYLSVATLAAQFFCDWAFLRIKWFTNDSASGTASVANLTAFGFDVVTPLQKYIFCLSVLVVFGLLAKNLVRGAIGREWMAIRDMDVAAAVIGIRPMYAKLSAFAVSSFIVGVAGALWAFVHLGSWEPAAFSVDRSFQLLFMVILGGMGSIMGSFFGAAFIVILPIAINLILPVLGSLVGVEVSTAALTHAEQIIFGALIVWFLIVEPHGLAKLWSVGKQKMRVWPFPH; encoded by the coding sequence ATGTTTTACAGAGAAAACGGCCAATTCAAAACCAGCTACAAAGCTGACCAGCAAATTTTCCCCATCGCGCAAGACCGCTGGGGTGTTTTGCTCATCGTTGCGTTTGCATTTTTCGCGGTGCCTTTGTTGGCCGACGAATACATGATGCGCGCCATTCTGATCCCTTTCCTCATTTTGTCGCTGGCCGCTTTGGGCGTGAACATCTTGGTGGGTTACTGCGGCCAGATTTCTTTGGGTTCAGGCGCTTTCATGGCGGTGGGTGCTTATGCTGCCTTTAACTGCTGGGTTCGCTTAGAGGGCATTCCGTTGGTGGCGGCCTTGTTGGTCGGTGGCTTCTTTGCCACGCTGGTGGGCATCTTCTTTGGCATTCCCAGCTTGCGCGTAAAGGGTTTGTATTTGTCTGTGGCCACCTTGGCTGCACAGTTCTTTTGCGATTGGGCTTTCTTGCGCATCAAGTGGTTTACCAACGACTCAGCATCTGGCACCGCGTCGGTGGCCAACCTCACCGCCTTTGGCTTTGATGTGGTCACGCCCTTGCAAAAATACATTTTCTGTTTAAGTGTCTTGGTGGTGTTTGGCTTGTTGGCCAAAAACCTGGTGCGTGGTGCCATTGGTCGTGAGTGGATGGCCATCCGCGACATGGACGTGGCGGCTGCGGTCATTGGCATTCGACCTATGTACGCCAAGCTCAGTGCATTTGCGGTCAGCTCCTTCATTGTGGGCGTGGCTGGCGCGTTGTGGGCCTTTGTTCACTTGGGTTCTTGGGAGCCAGCCGCCTTCTCTGTTGACCGTTCGTTCCAATTGCTCTTCATGGTCATTTTGGGTGGTATGGGCTCCATCATGGGCAGCTTCTTTGGCGCTGCTTTCATTGTGATTTTGCCCATTGCCATTAACTTGATTTTGCCGGTTCTGGGCTCGCTGGTGGGCGTAGAAGTGAGCACGGCTGCCCTGACGCACGCTGAGCAAATTATTTTTGGCGCATTGATTGTGTGGTTCTTAATTGTGGAACCCCACGGTTTGGCCAAATTGTGGAGTGTGGGTAAACAAAAAATGCGCGTCTGGCCATTCCCTCACTAA
- the htpG gene encoding molecular chaperone HtpG gives MTKKTHAFQAEVAQLLHLVTHSLYSNPEIFVRELVSNASDACDKLRFEALNNDALYENQPNLEVRLSFDTEAKTLTIADNGIGMTAQEAIDNLGTIAKSGTKDFMSKLSGDQKSDAQLIGQFGVGFYSGFIVADKITVETRRAGATASEGVRWISGGTGDFEVETIERAQRGTSIILHLREDALQYANTWKLKEIVGKYSDHISLPILMEKEEWKDGELIGKDESEGRKPGGMVKTGEWEAINKATALWTRPKKDVTDEQYKEFYKQISKDFAEPLTWTHNRVEGSTEYTQLLYIPSQAPHDLWNRDKKAGIKLYVKRVFIMDDAEALMPSYLRFVKGVVDSADLPLNVSRELLQESRDVKAIREGCTKRVLSMLEDLAKHNEAPKASEDGVTDVVSEEDKAKQGQYTRFYKEFGAVLKEGLGEDFGNRERLAKLLRFASTSSDEVSVSLADYKARMKEGQEAIYYITAETLAAAKHSPQLEVFKKKGIEVLLMTDRVDEWALNFMHEFDGTPMQSVAKGAFDLGSLQDEEEKKAAEEAAETFKPLLAKLKEALKDKAEDVRVTSRLVDSPACLVVTDNGMSMQLARMLKQAGQQAPESKPVLEVNPEHALVKKLEGSVHFHDLANILFDQALLAEGGMPDDPAAYVRRVNALLV, from the coding sequence ATGACCAAAAAGACCCATGCCTTTCAGGCCGAAGTAGCCCAGCTGCTCCATTTGGTAACGCATTCGCTGTATTCCAACCCCGAAATTTTTGTTCGCGAGTTGGTGTCCAACGCGTCCGACGCTTGCGACAAGCTGCGCTTTGAAGCGCTCAACAACGATGCGCTTTATGAGAACCAACCCAACTTGGAAGTTCGTTTGTCATTTGACACCGAAGCCAAGACACTGACCATCGCTGACAACGGCATTGGCATGACGGCGCAAGAAGCCATCGACAACTTGGGCACCATTGCCAAGAGCGGCACCAAAGACTTCATGAGCAAACTGTCGGGCGATCAAAAGTCTGATGCGCAACTCATTGGCCAATTTGGCGTGGGCTTCTATTCGGGTTTCATTGTGGCCGACAAGATCACAGTCGAAACACGCCGTGCAGGGGCAACGGCGTCCGAAGGCGTGCGCTGGATCAGCGGCGGTACAGGCGACTTTGAAGTTGAAACCATTGAACGCGCACAACGCGGCACCAGCATCATCTTGCATTTGCGCGAAGACGCCTTGCAATACGCCAACACTTGGAAACTGAAAGAAATCGTTGGCAAATATTCCGACCACATCAGCTTGCCCATCTTGATGGAAAAAGAGGAGTGGAAAGACGGTGAACTCATTGGCAAGGACGAGAGCGAAGGCCGCAAACCCGGCGGCATGGTGAAGACTGGTGAGTGGGAAGCCATCAACAAAGCCACCGCTTTGTGGACCCGCCCCAAAAAAGACGTCACCGACGAACAGTACAAAGAGTTCTACAAGCAAATCAGCAAAGACTTTGCCGAGCCGCTCACCTGGACACACAACCGCGTGGAAGGCAGCACCGAGTACACACAGCTTTTGTACATTCCTTCACAAGCCCCGCATGACTTGTGGAACCGTGATAAAAAAGCCGGCATCAAGTTGTACGTCAAGCGCGTCTTCATCATGGACGATGCCGAAGCGCTCATGCCCAGCTACTTGCGCTTTGTCAAAGGTGTGGTCGACTCTGCGGATTTGCCTTTGAACGTCAGCCGTGAGTTGCTGCAAGAAAGTCGTGACGTTAAAGCCATTCGCGAAGGTTGTACCAAGCGCGTGTTGTCCATGTTGGAAGACTTGGCCAAACACAACGAAGCGCCTAAGGCTTCTGAAGATGGCGTGACCGATGTGGTGAGCGAAGAAGACAAAGCCAAACAAGGTCAGTACACCCGCTTCTACAAAGAGTTTGGCGCGGTACTCAAAGAAGGCTTGGGCGAAGACTTTGGCAACCGCGAGCGCTTGGCCAAACTCTTGCGCTTCGCCTCCACTTCATCTGACGAAGTGAGCGTGTCCTTGGCCGACTACAAAGCGCGCATGAAAGAAGGCCAAGAAGCCATCTACTACATCACCGCGGAAACACTGGCCGCTGCCAAGCACAGCCCTCAATTGGAAGTGTTCAAGAAGAAGGGCATTGAAGTCTTGCTCATGACCGACCGCGTAGACGAGTGGGCCTTGAACTTCATGCACGAGTTTGATGGCACCCCCATGCAAAGCGTGGCCAAGGGCGCCTTTGACTTGGGCAGCTTGCAAGACGAAGAAGAAAAGAAAGCAGCTGAAGAAGCCGCTGAAACCTTCAAGCCTTTGCTGGCCAAATTGAAAGAAGCTTTGAAAGACAAAGCCGAAGACGTGCGCGTCACCAGCCGCTTGGTGGACTCACCTGCTTGCCTGGTGGTGACCGACAACGGGATGAGCATGCAGCTGGCACGCATGTTGAAGCAAGCGGGTCAGCAAGCGCCTGAATCCAAGCCTGTGCTGGAAGTCAACCCTGAGCATGCGCTGGTCAAGAAGCTCGAAGGCTCTGTGCACTTCCATGACTTAGCCAACATTTTGTTTGACCAAGCTTTGTTGGCTGAAGGCGGCATGCCAGATGATCCAGCAGCTTATGTGCGCCGTGTGAATGCGCTGTTGGTTTAA
- a CDS encoding branched-chain amino acid ABC transporter permease → MGFFLETLIGGLMAGMLYSLVALGFVLIYKASGVFNFAQGAMVLFAALAMARFAEWIPAYAGITSPVAANLIAFALAAAVMFIVAWVIEYLVLRHLVNQEGTTLLMATLGITYFLDGVGQSIFGSDIYKIDIGMPKEPLMAFEKAFEGGIMINQEDLVAAAIAAVLVAGLSVFFQKTTTGRALRAVADDHQAAQSIGIPLNRIWVIVWCVAGIVALVAGMIWGSKLGVQFSLSTVALRALPVVILGGLTSVPGAIIGGLIIGVGEKLSEVFLGPYVGGGIEIWFAYVLALGFLLVRPQGLFGEKIIDRV, encoded by the coding sequence ATGGGATTTTTTCTTGAAACCTTGATTGGCGGTCTGATGGCCGGCATGCTCTATTCCTTGGTGGCCTTGGGCTTCGTGCTCATTTACAAAGCCTCGGGTGTGTTCAACTTTGCGCAAGGCGCGATGGTGTTGTTTGCAGCCTTGGCCATGGCGCGTTTTGCTGAATGGATTCCTGCGTATGCAGGCATCACCAGTCCTGTGGCGGCCAACCTGATTGCCTTTGCATTGGCTGCAGCCGTCATGTTCATCGTGGCGTGGGTCATTGAGTATTTGGTGTTGCGTCATTTGGTCAATCAAGAAGGCACCACCTTGTTGATGGCCACTTTGGGCATTACCTATTTCTTGGACGGTGTGGGCCAATCCATTTTTGGCAGCGACATTTACAAGATCGACATTGGCATGCCCAAAGAACCTTTGATGGCTTTCGAAAAAGCCTTTGAAGGCGGCATCATGATCAACCAAGAAGACCTGGTGGCAGCGGCCATTGCGGCTGTCTTGGTGGCAGGCCTCAGTGTCTTCTTCCAGAAAACGACTACTGGCCGCGCATTGCGCGCTGTGGCCGACGATCACCAAGCGGCGCAGTCGATTGGCATTCCTTTGAATCGCATCTGGGTCATTGTGTGGTGCGTTGCGGGCATTGTGGCTTTGGTGGCCGGCATGATTTGGGGTTCCAAATTGGGCGTGCAATTCTCACTGTCAACAGTCGCGTTGCGCGCACTGCCTGTGGTGATCTTGGGCGGTTTGACTTCCGTGCCTGGTGCCATCATTGGCGGCCTCATCATCGGTGTAGGCGAGAAGTTGTCTGAAGTTTTCTTGGGCCCTTATGTAGGTGGCGGCATTGAAATCTGGTTTGCCTATGTGCTGGCCTTGGGTTTCTTGCTCGTCCGCCCTCAAGGTTTGTTTGGTGAAAAGATCATCGATCGCGTTTAA
- a CDS encoding ABC transporter ATP-binding protein — protein sequence MTKHIGDVILDVQNISLRFGGVKALTDISFNVKEHEIRAIIGPNGAGKSSMLNCINGVYTPQEGSITFRGQTFDHMNSRQVAEMGVARTFQNLALFKGMSVIDNIMTGRNLRMKSNLLMQALRIGPAENEEMKHRERVEEIIDFLEIQAYRKTPVGQLPYGLQKRVDLGRALAMEPQVLLLDEPMAGMNVEEKQDMCRFILDVNDEFGCTIVLIEHDMGVVMDISDRVVVLDYGKKIGDGTPEEVRNNEEVISAYLGTSH from the coding sequence ATGACAAAACACATTGGCGACGTCATCCTCGACGTTCAAAACATCAGCCTCCGATTTGGTGGCGTGAAGGCGCTGACCGACATTTCTTTCAATGTGAAAGAACATGAAATACGCGCCATCATTGGCCCCAACGGTGCCGGCAAAAGCTCCATGCTCAACTGCATCAATGGTGTGTACACCCCGCAAGAGGGCAGCATCACATTCCGCGGTCAAACCTTTGACCACATGAACAGCCGCCAAGTGGCCGAGATGGGCGTGGCACGCACTTTCCAAAATTTGGCCTTGTTCAAGGGCATGAGCGTGATCGACAACATCATGACCGGTCGTAACTTGCGCATGAAGAGCAATTTGCTCATGCAAGCCTTGCGCATCGGCCCTGCCGAAAACGAAGAAATGAAACACCGCGAGCGTGTGGAAGAGATCATCGATTTCTTGGAAATTCAGGCCTATCGCAAAACGCCAGTGGGCCAGCTGCCCTACGGTTTGCAAAAGCGCGTCGACTTGGGTCGCGCCTTGGCCATGGAGCCGCAAGTCTTGTTGCTCGATGAGCCGATGGCCGGCATGAACGTCGAAGAAAAACAAGACATGTGCCGTTTCATCTTGGACGTCAACGATGAGTTTGGTTGCACCATTGTTTTGATTGAGCACGACATGGGCGTGGTGATGGACATTTCCGACCGCGTGGTGGTGCTCGACTACGGCAAAAAAATTGGCGACGGCACCCCCGAAGAAGTACGCAACAACGAAGAAGTGATCAGTGCCTATTTGGGCACTTCACACTAA
- a CDS encoding ABC transporter substrate-binding protein, whose product MKTLKHSIAWILASGLMAINAQAATVNAICSTDQSWCEMAAQAFTKATGVTVLQTRKATGEALAQIRAEAANPKTDIWWGGTGDPFLQAAEIGLLAPYRPAYINDLYGWSVRQYAMSENKVGGFYTSAIGFGWNTELLKKKNLPAPKCWSDLLKPIYKGEIETSHPASSGTAYTILAGLVQLMGEEAAFDYMKKLNANVTQYTRSGTAQAPNVAKGEVAVGVSFIFGFDLWKHNKYPVQSGAPCEGTSYEIGGIALIKGARNAEAAKQYYDWLMSPEGQKIGGLSGSLQFPANKTFKPDPRIPSLDDVRLIKYDFEKYGKASERKRLLDRWNKEVGAQAR is encoded by the coding sequence ATGAAAACTTTGAAACACAGCATCGCCTGGATTTTGGCCAGCGGCCTAATGGCCATCAACGCACAAGCGGCTACCGTCAACGCCATCTGCAGCACCGACCAAAGCTGGTGCGAGATGGCAGCGCAAGCCTTCACCAAAGCCACGGGCGTTACGGTCTTGCAAACCCGCAAAGCCACTGGCGAAGCCTTGGCGCAAATTCGCGCAGAGGCCGCCAATCCCAAAACCGACATTTGGTGGGGCGGCACTGGCGATCCGTTCTTGCAAGCGGCCGAAATAGGTCTGCTGGCCCCTTATCGCCCCGCCTACATCAATGACTTGTATGGCTGGAGCGTGCGCCAATACGCCATGTCTGAAAACAAAGTGGGCGGCTTCTACACCAGCGCCATCGGCTTTGGATGGAACACGGAGTTGTTGAAAAAGAAAAACTTACCCGCACCCAAATGCTGGTCCGATTTGCTCAAGCCCATTTACAAAGGCGAAATTGAAACCTCTCACCCTGCGTCCAGTGGCACGGCTTACACCATCTTGGCGGGCTTGGTGCAGTTGATGGGCGAAGAGGCTGCCTTCGATTACATGAAAAAGCTGAACGCCAACGTGACGCAATACACCCGCAGTGGCACCGCCCAAGCACCCAATGTGGCCAAAGGCGAAGTGGCTGTGGGCGTCAGCTTTATCTTCGGCTTCGATCTTTGGAAACACAACAAATACCCCGTGCAATCCGGCGCTCCTTGCGAAGGCACCAGCTACGAAATTGGCGGCATTGCATTGATCAAAGGCGCACGCAACGCCGAAGCCGCCAAGCAGTATTACGACTGGTTGATGAGCCCAGAAGGTCAAAAAATTGGCGGCCTGTCGGGCAGCTTGCAGTTTCCGGCCAACAAGACCTTCAAGCCCGATCCACGCATCCCCAGCTTGGACGATGTGCGCTTGATCAAGTACGACTTTGAAAAATACGGCAAAGCTTCTGAGCGCAAACGCCTGCTAGACCGTTGGAACAAGGAAGTGGGCGCCCAAGCCCGCTAA